In Gammaproteobacteria bacterium (ex Lamellibrachia satsuma), a single genomic region encodes these proteins:
- the yhbY gene encoding ribosome assembly RNA-binding protein YhbY, producing the protein MALSAQQKRELKKLAHHLKPVVMVGQHGLRESVQDEIGIALDSHELIKVKLAGADKADREQLSEAIASRQNADLVQIIGRVAIFYRPNPDKKKNRIVV; encoded by the coding sequence ATGGCCCTCTCTGCCCAGCAAAAACGCGAACTGAAAAAATTGGCGCATCATCTCAAACCTGTGGTCATGGTAGGTCAACATGGGCTCAGGGAGAGTGTGCAGGATGAAATCGGCATCGCCCTCGACAGCCATGAACTGATCAAGGTAAAGCTTGCCGGCGCTGATAAAGCCGACCGTGAGCAGCTCAGCGAGGCGATTGCCTCCCGCCAAAATGCTGACCTGGTGCAGATTATCGGCCGCGTCGCCATCTTCTACCGGCCCAATCCGGATAAAAAGAAAAACCGGATTGTGGTCTAG
- the ftsH gene encoding ATP-dependent zinc metalloprotease FtsH, with amino-acid sequence MNDMAKNLILWVVIAVVLMTVFNNFTTTETKAQPKSYSEFIGDVKSGAVKDVTINGRTIDGTLSSGQHFSTYSPGDDGLVSDLLNNNVEIVATPPEKPSLLMNILINWFPLFVLIGLWIFFMRQMQGGGGGRGAMSFGKSKARMLSEDQVKVTFSDVAGVEEAKEEVSEMVDFLRDPSKFQKLGGKIPRGALMVGSPGTGKTLLARAIAGEARVPFFTISGSDFVEMFVGVGASRVRDMFEQAKKHAPCIIFIDEIDAVGRHRGAGLGGGHDEREQTLNQLLVEMDGFEGNEGVIVIAATNRPDVLDPALLRPGRFDRQIVVPLPDVRGRELILKVHLRKVAADDDVKPSIIARGTPGFSGADLANLVNEAALFAARTSKTLVEMVDMEKAKDKIMMGAERRSMVMNDDEKKLTAYHEAGHAIVGRSVPSHDPVYKVSIIPRGRALGVTMFLPEEDRYSYSKELLESQISSLFGGRIAEELIFGIDKVTTGASNDIKRATEIARNMVTKWGLSERLGPLLYGEEEEEVFLGRSVTQHKNVSDDTAHVIDEEIRGFIDRNYQRSDQILKDNLDKLHIMAEALIKYETIDSDQIDDIMAGKKPRPPADWDESDSDDSEKPSGEAPASDGSSDTIGNPANQH; translated from the coding sequence TTGAACGATATGGCAAAGAATCTGATTCTTTGGGTGGTGATCGCCGTTGTATTGATGACGGTTTTCAACAATTTCACCACCACCGAGACCAAGGCCCAGCCGAAAAGCTACTCTGAGTTTATCGGTGATGTTAAGTCCGGCGCAGTGAAAGATGTCACCATCAATGGGCGCACCATTGATGGCACCCTGAGTTCCGGGCAGCATTTCTCCACCTACAGTCCCGGCGACGATGGCCTGGTGAGCGACCTGCTCAACAACAATGTTGAGATTGTGGCCACGCCGCCTGAGAAACCCTCGTTGCTGATGAATATCCTCATCAACTGGTTCCCCCTGTTCGTGCTTATCGGCCTGTGGATCTTCTTCATGCGTCAGATGCAGGGCGGCGGCGGCGGCCGTGGCGCCATGTCCTTCGGAAAGAGCAAGGCGCGTATGCTCAGCGAGGACCAGGTGAAGGTGACATTCAGCGATGTGGCCGGTGTCGAAGAGGCGAAGGAAGAAGTCTCCGAGATGGTGGATTTTCTACGAGATCCCTCCAAATTCCAGAAACTTGGCGGCAAGATTCCCCGTGGCGCACTGATGGTGGGCTCGCCGGGTACCGGTAAGACCCTATTGGCTCGCGCCATTGCCGGTGAAGCCAGGGTGCCTTTCTTTACCATCTCCGGTTCCGACTTCGTGGAGATGTTCGTGGGTGTCGGCGCATCCCGTGTGCGCGATATGTTCGAGCAGGCGAAGAAACACGCGCCCTGCATCATTTTCATCGACGAGATCGACGCAGTAGGCCGTCATCGCGGTGCGGGTCTCGGTGGTGGTCATGACGAACGTGAACAGACACTGAACCAGCTGCTGGTGGAGATGGACGGCTTCGAAGGTAACGAAGGCGTTATCGTGATCGCTGCCACCAACCGCCCCGATGTGCTGGATCCGGCGCTGCTGCGTCCCGGTCGTTTCGACCGTCAGATTGTTGTACCCCTGCCGGACGTGCGGGGACGTGAGCTGATCCTCAAGGTTCACTTGCGCAAGGTGGCAGCTGATGATGATGTAAAACCCTCTATCATTGCCCGTGGCACACCTGGCTTCTCCGGCGCAGATCTGGCCAATCTCGTCAATGAAGCGGCGCTTTTTGCCGCCCGCACCAGCAAAACCCTGGTGGAGATGGTGGACATGGAGAAAGCGAAGGACAAGATCATGATGGGTGCCGAGCGGCGCTCCATGGTTATGAATGATGATGAGAAGAAACTCACTGCCTATCATGAGGCAGGCCACGCCATCGTTGGGCGTTCGGTGCCATCTCATGATCCTGTCTACAAGGTCAGTATCATCCCCCGTGGACGGGCGCTCGGCGTGACCATGTTTCTGCCGGAGGAGGATCGTTACAGCTACAGCAAGGAGCTTCTTGAGAGCCAGATCTCCAGCCTGTTTGGCGGTCGCATCGCCGAAGAACTGATTTTCGGCATCGACAAGGTGACCACCGGCGCCTCCAACGATATCAAGCGGGCAACTGAAATCGCTCGCAACATGGTGACCAAATGGGGGCTCTCCGAGCGCCTTGGTCCATTGCTCTACGGAGAGGAGGAGGAGGAGGTTTTTCTCGGCCGATCCGTCACTCAGCACAAAAATGTCTCTGACGATACCGCACATGTCATCGATGAGGAGATCCGCGGTTTCATTGACCGCAACTACCAGCGTTCCGATCAGATTCTGAAGGACAATCTCGATAAGCTGCACATCATGGCTGAGGCGCTGATCAAGTACGAAACCATCGATTCTGACCAGATCGACGACATCATGGCGGGCAAAAAACCTCGTCCCCCAGCAGATTGGGATGAGTCCGACTCGGATGATTCGGAAAAACCTTCTGGCGAGGCGCCTGCTTCAGACGGTTCCTCGGATACTATTGGAAACCCCGCCAACCAGCACTGA
- the folP gene encoding dihydropteroate synthase — protein MGILNITPDSFSDGGRFTRSDPALRHAVGMVEAGAAMVDIGGESTRPGASPVSEGQEIDRVVPLIERLSRELDVPISIDTSKPAVMREAVAAGAGLINDVQALQAEGALETAAELAVPVCLMHMRGEPRTMQAAPEYADVVADVRDFFSERIKACRSAGIPLERLLLDPGFGFGKTLAHNLALLKNLSEFSALSVPLLVGISRKSMIGALLGDAPVDQRLYGSVAAAVLAATQGASIIRAHDVKATVDALQVAAAVME, from the coding sequence ATGGGCATCCTTAACATTACCCCGGACTCTTTCTCTGACGGTGGTCGTTTCACTCGATCCGATCCAGCGCTGAGACATGCTGTCGGCATGGTGGAGGCGGGGGCTGCGATGGTTGATATCGGCGGTGAATCCACCCGGCCCGGCGCCAGTCCCGTATCCGAAGGGCAAGAGATCGACCGGGTTGTGCCGCTGATAGAGCGGCTCAGTCGGGAGCTCGACGTTCCCATTTCCATCGATACCAGCAAGCCGGCGGTGATGCGTGAAGCGGTTGCGGCCGGCGCCGGACTGATCAATGACGTGCAGGCTTTACAGGCGGAAGGTGCGCTTGAAACGGCAGCTGAGTTGGCGGTGCCGGTCTGCCTGATGCACATGCGGGGTGAGCCACGCACCATGCAGGCGGCGCCGGAGTATGCTGATGTTGTGGCCGATGTGCGTGATTTTTTCTCTGAACGCATCAAAGCCTGCCGCAGTGCAGGTATCCCCCTTGAGCGACTATTGCTGGATCCTGGGTTTGGTTTCGGCAAGACCCTGGCGCATAATCTTGCCCTATTGAAGAATCTGTCGGAATTTTCTGCGTTGTCGGTGCCGCTGTTGGTAGGCATCTCGCGCAAATCGATGATTGGCGCGTTGCTTGGTGATGCGCCGGTGGATCAGCGGTTGTACGGCAGCGTTGCAGCAGCCGTTTTGGCTGCCACTCAGGGGGCGT
- the rlmE gene encoding 23S rRNA (uridine(2552)-2'-O)-methyltransferase RlmE has protein sequence MKRSKSSRQWLDRHFKDEYVKRAQREGYRSRAVFKLMEIQEKDRLIKPGMRVVDLGAAPGGWSQFSRQLVGDKGMVVALDILEMDPIAGVPFIQGDFRDQEPLDELRGILQEKPVDLVISDIAPNVTGMATVDQPRSMYLCELALDFAKEVLRPGGGFVVKVFQGEGFEHYIRDMREAFGRVVSRKPKSSRSKSREIYLVATGFKL, from the coding sequence ATGAAACGTAGTAAGAGCAGCCGCCAGTGGCTTGATCGTCACTTCAAGGATGAGTACGTGAAACGTGCCCAGAGAGAAGGGTACCGGTCTCGTGCGGTCTTCAAACTCATGGAGATCCAGGAGAAGGACCGGCTTATTAAACCCGGAATGCGGGTGGTGGATCTGGGTGCCGCACCGGGGGGCTGGTCACAATTTTCCCGGCAGTTGGTCGGAGATAAAGGCATGGTGGTTGCCCTGGATATCCTGGAGATGGATCCTATTGCCGGGGTGCCGTTCATCCAGGGGGATTTCCGGGATCAGGAGCCACTTGATGAGTTACGGGGAATTCTGCAAGAGAAGCCCGTGGATCTTGTAATTTCCGATATAGCCCCCAATGTTACGGGTATGGCCACCGTGGATCAGCCTCGTTCCATGTACCTGTGTGAATTGGCACTGGATTTTGCCAAAGAGGTGCTGCGCCCCGGTGGCGGTTTTGTGGTCAAGGTATTCCAGGGCGAGGGTTTTGAGCACTATATACGGGACATGCGTGAGGCGTTCGGCAGGGTGGTAAGCCGTAAGCCCAAGTCTTCCCGGTCGAAAAGCCGCGAAATCTATCTGGTAGCGACGGGCTTTAAGTTGTAG
- the greA gene encoding transcription elongation factor GreA yields MSKVPLTARGAERLQEELVELKRVARPKVIKAIAEAREHGDLKENAEYHAAREQQGFIEGRIKDLEGKLSHAQIIDVTTLNAGGKVVFGATVDVLELDNDAELTYQIVGEDEADIKNGLISISSPIARALIGKSEGDDVFLETPGGAREFEILDVRYV; encoded by the coding sequence ATGAGCAAGGTACCTCTGACCGCCAGAGGCGCGGAGCGTCTGCAGGAAGAACTTGTTGAGCTTAAGCGGGTGGCCCGCCCCAAGGTGATCAAGGCGATTGCCGAAGCCCGCGAACATGGTGATTTAAAAGAAAATGCTGAGTATCACGCCGCGCGTGAACAACAGGGTTTTATTGAAGGCCGTATCAAGGATCTGGAGGGTAAGCTGTCCCACGCCCAGATCATAGATGTCACCACCCTCAATGCTGGAGGCAAGGTGGTGTTCGGCGCCACCGTCGATGTGCTGGAACTCGACAATGATGCGGAGTTGACCTACCAGATAGTCGGCGAAGATGAGGCGGATATCAAAAACGGTCTGATATCGATCAGTTCGCCTATTGCACGAGCGCTGATCGGCAAGTCCGAGGGCGATGACGTCTTTCTCGAGACGCCGGGTGGCGCGAGGGAGTTTGAGATATTGGACGTCCGTTACGTCTGA